The following are encoded in a window of Arvicanthis niloticus isolate mArvNil1 chromosome 1, mArvNil1.pat.X, whole genome shotgun sequence genomic DNA:
- the Or5a1 gene encoding olfactory receptor 5A1 isoform X1 produces the protein MALTNPWNSSSVTMFIFLGFSDHPELQTFLFLTFLGIYLVTLTWNLALIFLIRGDIRLHTPMYFFLSNLSFIDICYSTSVAPKMLSDFFREQKTISFLGCATQFFFFVGLGLTECFLLTAMAYDRYAAISNPLLYTTIMPQGLCLRMVAGAYFGGFLSSFIQASSIFQLHFCGPNVINHFFCDLPPILALSCSNTFFSQVVNFLIVITVGGTSFLILLVSYSYIVTAVLKIHSVKGRWKAFNTCASHLMAVTMLFGTALFMYLRPSSSYSFSRDKVVSVFYSLLIPMLNPLIYSLRNKEIKDALWKVMEKKKVFSNL, from the coding sequence ATGGCTCTAACTAACCCCTGGAACAGCTCATCAGTGACTATGTTCATCTTCTTGGGATTCTCAGACCACCCAGAACTCCAAACTTTCCTCTTTCTGACCTTCCTGGGCATCTACCTGGTAACCTTGACCTGGAACCTGGCCCTCATCTTCCTGATCAGAGGTGACATCCGTttacacacacccatgtacttcttccttaGCAATTTATCCTTCATTGACATTTGCTACTCAACATCTGTAGCTCCCAAGATGCTCTCTGACTTCTTTCGAGAGCAGAAGACTATCTCATTCCTGGGATGTGCCACTCAGTTCTTTTTCTTCGTCGGTTTGGGCCTAACTGAGTGCTTCCTGCTGACCGCAATGGCGTATGATAGATATGCAGCCATCTCTAACCCCCTGCTCTACACTACCATCATGCCCCAGGGACTCTGCCTGCGAATGGTGGCTGGGGCATATTTTGGTGGCTTCCTGAGTTCTTTTATTCAGGCCAGTTCCATATTTCAGCTCCACTTTTGTGGGCCAAATGTCATCAACCACTTTTTCTGTGATCTCCCACCAATCCTGGCACTTTCTTGCTCTAACACGTTCTTCAGCCAAGTGGTGAATTTCCTAATAGTGATCACAGTAGGAGGGACATCATTTCTCATCCTCCTGGTCTCCTACAGTTACATAGTGACTGCTGTCTTGAAGATCCACTCTGTGAAAGGCCGGTGGAAAGCCTTCAACACATGTGCCTCACACCTCATGGCAGTGACCATGCTGTTTGGGACAGCACTTTTCATGTACCTGCGCCCCAGCTCCAGCTACTCATTCAGCAGAGACAAAGTAGTATCTGTTTTCTATTCACTGCTGATCCCCATGCTGAACCCTCTCATTTACAGTTTGAGGAACAAAGAGATCAAAGATGCCCTGTGGAAAgtgatggagaaaaagaaagtgttttctaACTTGTGA
- the Or5a1 gene encoding olfactory receptor 5A1 isoform X2 — MYFFLSNLSFIDICYSTSVAPKMLSDFFREQKTISFLGCATQFFFFVGLGLTECFLLTAMAYDRYAAISNPLLYTTIMPQGLCLRMVAGAYFGGFLSSFIQASSIFQLHFCGPNVINHFFCDLPPILALSCSNTFFSQVVNFLIVITVGGTSFLILLVSYSYIVTAVLKIHSVKGRWKAFNTCASHLMAVTMLFGTALFMYLRPSSSYSFSRDKVVSVFYSLLIPMLNPLIYSLRNKEIKDALWKVMEKKKVFSNL, encoded by the coding sequence atgtacttcttccttaGCAATTTATCCTTCATTGACATTTGCTACTCAACATCTGTAGCTCCCAAGATGCTCTCTGACTTCTTTCGAGAGCAGAAGACTATCTCATTCCTGGGATGTGCCACTCAGTTCTTTTTCTTCGTCGGTTTGGGCCTAACTGAGTGCTTCCTGCTGACCGCAATGGCGTATGATAGATATGCAGCCATCTCTAACCCCCTGCTCTACACTACCATCATGCCCCAGGGACTCTGCCTGCGAATGGTGGCTGGGGCATATTTTGGTGGCTTCCTGAGTTCTTTTATTCAGGCCAGTTCCATATTTCAGCTCCACTTTTGTGGGCCAAATGTCATCAACCACTTTTTCTGTGATCTCCCACCAATCCTGGCACTTTCTTGCTCTAACACGTTCTTCAGCCAAGTGGTGAATTTCCTAATAGTGATCACAGTAGGAGGGACATCATTTCTCATCCTCCTGGTCTCCTACAGTTACATAGTGACTGCTGTCTTGAAGATCCACTCTGTGAAAGGCCGGTGGAAAGCCTTCAACACATGTGCCTCACACCTCATGGCAGTGACCATGCTGTTTGGGACAGCACTTTTCATGTACCTGCGCCCCAGCTCCAGCTACTCATTCAGCAGAGACAAAGTAGTATCTGTTTTCTATTCACTGCTGATCCCCATGCTGAACCCTCTCATTTACAGTTTGAGGAACAAAGAGATCAAAGATGCCCTGTGGAAAgtgatggagaaaaagaaagtgttttctaACTTGTGA